The genomic DNA CGAACGGTCTATACGCCAGGATTCCCCAGCCGGAACCTTCCACCTGATTGGATGCCGCGGTGAATTGTGACTTAAACTTATCAAATCCGCCGAAATCATTTTTGATAGCGTCCGCTAAGCCTCCACCGGCTTCTCCTCCTCCATCCGGACCCATATTCGTCCAGAACAGCGTGTGAAGCAAATGACCGGCTCCGTGGAACGCTGATTCCCTTGACAGGTGTTTCGCAAGAGAAAAATCGCCGGATTCTCGCGCAGCAGCGAGTTTATCTTCCGCGCTGTTAAGGCCTGTAACGTAGCCATTATGGTGTATATCGTGGTGTAACCTCATTGTTTGCTCATCAATATGAGGTTCTAACGCATCGTATGCGTATGGTAGATCAGGCAATGTATGAGCCATGATTCTTACCCCTT from Candidatus Neomarinimicrobiota bacterium includes the following:
- a CDS encoding superoxide dismutase, with protein sequence MAHTLPDLPYAYDALEPHIDEQTMRLHHDIHHNGYVTGLNSAEDKLAAARESGDFSLAKHLSRESAFHGAGHLLHTLFWTNMGPDGGGEAGGGLADAIKNDFGGFDKFKSQFTAASNQVEGSGWGILAYRPFDNKLIVLQAEKHQNLTQWGVTPILVLDVWEHAYYLKYQNKRPDYTNAFFNVINWSNIEERFSDLK